From the Fusarium musae strain F31 chromosome 11, whole genome shotgun sequence genome, one window contains:
- a CDS encoding hypothetical protein (EggNog:ENOG41~antiSMASH:Cluster_11.2), producing the protein MRTSLFLLAISPVPVLTGVTPPARPLLPPDHANLTLNGAVGSYPLTFNISDSQRKGWTQVDGSFWINAFIHGSNGHDYYIASHLMSYASDIEGSKPVYRASVLDLTDPTIFHKYDRIAPENTTFWTHDGDFQANFEDYGMEAIDKNPLHGLHTYSSAENVEFDFDFYFTSPILLNAALGSYQVGGGLGWEWSVPRGRTEGSLKVNGEEVDIVPEKSFAWYDRQWGSLQDSFDWIMLHFEESDWLDISVMCAWTWEDRVDGQKMFATVRSSQNGRDSVVPINLTASTTNVWVSPDTGLEYPQEWIIQWEDTELLVTSPRPDQVIEADDDTGFPSQFSGYVNVVATKAGCSPVRGFGAVDRMKIE; encoded by the exons ATGAGGACGAGCCTATTCCTTTTGGCAATCTCGCCAGTGCCTGTCCTTACAGGAGTCACACCTCCGGCTCGCCCTCTCTTGCCCCCTGACCATGCAAACCTCACCCTCAACGGCGCA GTCGGCTCGTATCCTCtcaccttcaacatctccgACTCTCAACGGAAGGGATGGACCCAAGTTGATGGCTCATTCTGGATCAACGCATTTATCCATGGCTCCAATGGTCATGACTACTACATCGCTTCTCACCTGATGAGCTACGCCTCCGATATCGAGGGCTCCAAGCCAGTGTACCGAGCATCAGTGCTTGATCTGACCGATCCCACGATTTTCCACAAATATGATCGAATTGCTCCGGAAAACACCACGTTTTGGACTCACGATGGGGATTTCCAGGCCAATTTTGAAGATTATGGAATGGAAGCTATTGATAAGAACCCGTTACATGGTCTTCACACTTACAGTTCTGCAGAGAACGTCGAGTTTGACTTCGATTTCTATTTTACATCTCCCATCTTGCTCAACGCAGCTCTAGGATCCTATCAAGTCGGTGGTGGACTTGGCTGGGAGTGGTCAGTTCCTCGAGGACGCACCGAAGGCTCACTCAAGGTGAACGGCGAAGAGGTAGACATCGTCCCCGAGAAGTCATTTGCATGGTACGATAGGCAATGGGGCTCACTTCAAGACTCTTTCGATTGGATTATGCTTCACTTCGAAGAATCAGACTGGTTGGATATATCGGTTATGTGTGCTTGGACGTGGGAGGACCGCGTGGATGGCCAGAAGATGTTTGCTACGGTTAGAAGCTCGCAGAACGGCCGAGACTCAGTGGTTCCTATAAATCTGACCGCGTCGACAACCAATGTCTGGGTATCACCAGATACAGGGCTTGAATATCCGCAGGAATGGATTATTCAATGGGAGGATACGGAACTCCTCGTTACGAGCCCTAGGCCTGATCAGGTtattgaggctgatgatgataccgGGTTTCCATCGCAGTTCAGTGGCTATGTCAACGTGGTGGCTACCAAAGCGGGATGTTCTCCCGTCAGAGGATTTGGAGCGGTTGATCGCATGAAGATCGAATAG
- a CDS encoding hypothetical protein (EggNog:ENOG41~antiSMASH:Cluster_11.2) — protein MTVPTDLALPNFDAVFMQNNQESDSQDPIQALQGVPYAIRKVISIAKIKIHIIVEPVDPSNASSPYHFKLTSSVMGLGIIGAAPLRAVGFQTDNTDVRVMDGVEQEKDEPMIGKTKSRIWMCTLEELMKEPNNIGEVTEFLKQGWEGYDEKTAKVVRISIKSAGPGGAEPWQNEQVWGVQKGRWTARVAFRKGSVSETARILYDYVA, from the exons ATGACTGTACCGACGGATTTGGCTCTGCCAAACTTCGATGCTGTGTTTATGCAA AACAACCAAGAGAGCGATTCTCAAGACCCAATTCAAGCCTTG CAAGGCGTCCCATATGCCATCCGCAAAGTCATAAGCatagccaagatcaagattcaCATCATCGTGGAACCCGTTGATCCAAGCAATGCATCCTCACCCTACCACTTCAAACTCACATCCTCTGTCATGGGCCTCGGAATCATCGGCGCTGCACCTCTACGAGCCGTTGGCTTCCAAACTGACAACACCGACGTTCGCGTCATGGATGGTGTCGAGCAGGAAAAAGACGAGCCCATGATTGGCAAGACAAAGAGTCGCATTTGGATGTGCACCCTTGAGGAATTGATGAAGGAGCCCAACAATATTGGAGAGGTCACTGAGTTTCTTAAGCAAGGCTGGGAGGGttatgatgagaagacaGCAAAGGTTGTTCGGATTAGCATCAAGAGTGCCGGGCCTGGTGGCGCTGAGCCGTGGCAGAATGAGCAGGTTTGGGGGGTTCAGAAGGGGAGATGGACGGCGCGCGTTGCGTTTCGGAAGGGGAGTGTTAGTGAGACTGCGCGTATTCTGTACGATTATGTCGCTTGA
- a CDS encoding hypothetical protein (EggNog:ENOG41~antiSMASH:Cluster_11.2): protein MAHSMDNNERDSSSTRSGGAGVGAGGGSTEFLQSSAMAKPPAQTTLTASSSSNYASSVSSDSQIQTGGLPGTPVTRRSGGWDRQTLSPAAAAREDHVVKTNSIEDSSDSSDEFVASYKPVERFKTFDITHDWDIFNGGNFDFIHIRQLGDIGDKKKLIQSALDNLRPGGWVEFTEWIALLQSPNHSLNGTYFKKWNELMEQGMRNFGTTLKYPEKFKPLLQEAGFERIIETRHGAPTNACYPGKKLQRIGHLMTQNWLFILEPLTMPVFTQGLGWPPEEVKKFLVENYLLCPKAGTRIIDAIEFCAGFGLGVSVDFYVGIFYATVRKYIVLGYGISSL from the exons ATGGCTCACTCGATGGACAACAATGAACGCGACTCGAGCTCGACTCGCAGCGGCGGCGCTGGCGTTGGCGCTGGCGGGGGCTCCACTGAATTTCTACAGTCGTCAGCCATGGCGAAGCCCCCTGCACAGACGACGCTCACcgcctcatcgtcgtccaaCTACGCCTCTAGCGTGTCTAGTGACAGCCAGATTCAGACAGGGGGCCTCCCCGGGACACCTGTTACCCGACGCTCAGGCGGATGGGACCGGCAGACGCTCTCCCCGGCGGCGGCAGCCAGGGAGGACCATGTCGTCAAGACCAACAGCATAGAGGACTCTTCTGATTCTTCGGATGAGTTTGTTGCCAGTTACAAGCCTGTGGAACG CTTCAAAACATTCGACATCACACACGACTGGGATATTTTCAATGGCGGCAACTTTGACTTTATTCACATCCGACAACTAGGCGATATcggagacaagaagaagttaATTCAATCAGCATTAGACAACCTAAGGCCAGGGGGATGGGTCGAGTTTACAGAATGGATCGCGCTCCTACAATCTCCAAACCACTCATTAAATGGCACATATTTCAAAAAATGGAACGAGTTGATGGAGCAAGGGATGCGGAATTTCGGCACAACGCTGAAATATCCCGAAAAGTTCAAACCGTTGCTGCAAGAAGCTGGCTTTGAGCGCATCATCGAGACGAGACACGGAGCGCCGACGAATGCATGCTACCCCGGGAAGAAGCTACAGCGCATAGGACATTTAATGACTCAGAATTGGCTGTTTATTCTTGAGCCGTTGACCATGCCCGTTTTTACACAGGGCTTGGGTTGGCCGCCggaggaggtcaagaagttcctggtggag AATTACCTTTTGTGCCCAAAAGCCGGCACCCGGATCATCGACGCCATCGAATTCTGCGCCGGCTTCGGTCTCGGCGTCAGTGTCGACTTCTATGTCGGAATCTTCTATGCCACGGTGAGGAAGTACATCGTGCTGGGTTACGGAATATCAAGTCTTTAG
- the GPY1 gene encoding Highly reducing polyketide synthase gpy1 (EggNog:ENOG41~SMCOG1022:Beta-ketoacyl synthase~antiSMASH:Cluster_11.2) yields the protein MPSQIPQWREPIAIVSMACRLPGGIDKPLDLWDHVRAGRSSATAIPKDRFNAENFLSMDPNQKGEQAFRGAHFVKRDIKQFDHKFFGISKDTATAMDPQQKQLLEVVYECLESANISMETISKSKIGCYCAMFVSDYHDMLMQDPEYLPTFIAIGTTRTMLANRISHALDLGGPSVTIDTACSGALVALHLACQALQAGECDGAVIGASNLFLSPDYALSLTRLGAIAADGQCKTFDASANGYGRGEGTNAVYVKRLSDALRDGDSIRAVIRGTSSNSSGATPAITEPSGRAQADTILQAYAQAGINDFSETGYFECHGTGTPVGDCIELGAVGSVFSESHKTQDALWVGSTKPNVGHSEAASGLSSLIKVVLALEKGEIPPNTNYKTPNPKIDFDGWRVRVPTAPQPWPSKSIRRASVNSLGIGGSTAHAVVEFYEPPQLTNGTTNGTNGVNGVNGTNGVNGHHEDGEKTNGPYFLLFTSGASKSSRETNEQNLLEFLKSHEECKSLTSPLVKALNARSQINIRPWKSFAVAQSVDDLMQQLETNALKVGTGPTSGGSPRVLFTFTGQGAMWSQMGKRLLDAFPVARNNKLTAELSQEEIDSPALAHPLSMAVQIALTDVLSSWGVLPDGVVGHSGGETAAAYACGALTAKEAITVAYYRGIACQNAPPGAMLATRSAPNAKVLQDALERNDVQIACFNGPQNLTLAGSAEGVKNVAAELSDHNIVSRAVAVTRAYHTRAMKTVVDEYVGQLKGVIQPKAGRVPMYSSVTGLELKGTEADADYWGANLVSPVLYTDAVTLALTSSDRKFDLCVELGPHSLLSRPTSEIVKSLPDSPQLPFFATMLRNADSSQQLMSLAGDLVLNGKQLDLDQVNKVAGKVGRLPNHIQDNLPAYAWDYSSTPWTEPRNSQEWRFRKSPRHEILGSRCRGVNPSAPTWRNKVSIEDAPWLVDHQVNGIVTFSFTTGIAMVVEAMMQVQEENKEIDWTNHSFELQDFVFSNSIILPDESHIDLFLTLIPDNDNAKSEETWYDFTISSLRGDVDIRHCHGRAAVLETRKDTVALRRRTSWHHMPLKVPLKSYYKTLERVGYGYGPKFQLLNEVRVRPSLSACSAKIDMTSTAQSPVPGQRYLLHPAMMDAALQTPALANRSGHFQEIDTLLLPSKMKRISIRMPAGNTDVASCTTNTSPIGFSRIQGSVECYDSLSRPFFVVEGLQMDRATSDDNTTLPWLRLTWKPDIGDISSSDPMLSSIKIQSLPAEKKLINLENLVKELIPLIVENGIDKGKDLPSHLLSYHSWFLDQAELHKDRLAARHKQQNGFATVQDAIMNVVTNSGISQTVDASIVSQLAINMSKIFRGDVEALAVWLENDLLYRFYEESIFTTSMNQKLLSVAELLAHKNPNMKILEIGAGTGGATTELLRGFAKAGGKNAYQSFTFTDISAGFFDKAKKKFAQWDRIEFKTLDVEKDIAEQGFTEKYDLVVAANVLHATADLPFAMKNIRSLLRDDGYLLVGELSEDLTSANFLWGPLTGWWLRPRSPGRSGPGLTLDEWRNELAADFDSVYEIEAKHDKTGTDQLSSTIVMMARAKPIEYTPPKPLSEERVHIAGVGSDLSTRDHLQKYLGTRGISSTSGVLEDLASREWSGEWLILVDETEGSFLASLQQEQLTAMKSWLTKPIKCIWVTRKVYLDPQNTTGGLVTGFARTLRGENSQCRLYTLDLSSDGDITANIIYHVLERAHYSHDDPISKLDYEIAEKDGQLWTCRLVNDTPLENAYGPARKMDASSTQLVKAPHHLFMGEVGILESLTMAQDDAYSSIPDGHVLVDVKAVGLDERDGHIAQGSLPATSFGRECSGVVTKCGANVASLSPGDRVAVIGQGTFTTQYLAPSDCCGKIPDWLSFEDAAAIPTNFVTALYALTTPARVTTGQKILIINASSPQGIALIKTATALKLDVYAAISDATTKPILTRLGLHSAKIFVNPTNSSRSSVSRSTTFSAYKIVLNTKAGQYTDFAHLVANRGTYIEIASGESSVDEVFVPYKNVMFASVDLADAYLESKQDLGELLDQVIDMVEKREIDIDSSVSVKGLDSIQSAFAAVIEGTQSKQVVSLTNVDDQQLIKTRPKTSRFNPHKTYIITGGLGGLGRAISVWMASYGARHIILATSSVARASESGDLLQQLSSYGCNARVEVCDVGDSEAVESLIASIDTPIGGVIHSALKLSDCFFEDITLEDFDAVFGPKVNGSLNLHNSLLNQDLDFFVMLSSGCGVLGNEGQSNYAASSTFLDTFARYRQSLGLPASSIDLGFVEDVGNISERPEIQASLLSRGLRPITVRDVLRVVEGAIATGSPKDLISDSTYDGFTQSQIVLSFGMIDKATADYQSWAQDSKFGLLRSRAVDNAALDSDADSGESAVQTAVKAFRNTLGRLGDAPEGKEAALQPFVCTALVAKLAQVLSIKVGDIQPSRSAIQYGMDSLIAIEVRSWARYAFQIDLPINDLTNPYSIQDLSARVSKMIVA from the exons ATGCCTTCTCAAATTCCACAATGGCGAGAGCCAATTGCCATTGTGAGCATGGCTTGTCGTCTCCCAGGTGGAATCGACAAGCCGCTTGATCTGTGGGACCATGTCCGAGCAGGCCGGTCGTCTGCTACGGCGATACCCAAAGATCGATTCAATGCTGAGAACTTCTTGTCTATGGATCCTAATCAGAAGGGGGAGCAGGCCTTTAGGGGCGCTCACTTCGTCAAGAGGGACATTAAGCAGTTTGATCATAAGTTCTTTGGGATCAGCAAAGACACTGCAACAGCTATGGATCCCCAGCAGAAACAGCTCCTTGAGGTTGTCTATGAGTGTCTCGAGTCAGCCAATATCTCTATGGAGACAATCTCAAAGTCCAAGATTGGCTGCTATTGCGCCATGTTCGTGAGTGACTACCACGACATGCTCATGCAAGACCCTGAATACCTTCCAACCTTCATCGCCATTGGAACAACGCGAACCATGCTTGCAAACCGCATCAGTCATGCACTCGACCTCGGTGGACCCAG TGTCACTATTGATACTGCCTGTTCGGGTGCCCTGGTGGCCCTTCATCTTGCCTGCCAAGCACTGCAGGCTGGTGAGTGTGACGGCGCAGTGATTGGTGCATCGAATTTGTTCCTGAGTCCTGACTATGCATTATCTTTGACGCGCCTCGGAGCTATTGCGGCGGATGGGCAGTGTAAGACGTTTGATGCTAGTGCAAATGGATATGGACGTGGTGAGGGTACCAATGCAGTCTATGTCAAGAGGCTCAGCGATGCTCTCAGAGATGGTGACAGTATTCGAGCAGTTATCAGGGGTACATCATCTAACAG TTCTGGTGCTACTCCAGCCATCACGGAGCCCTCAGGGCGGGCTCAGGCAGACACCATCTTGCAGGCCTATGCCCAAGCAGGAATCAATGACTTTAGCGAGACGGGGTACTTTGAGTGTCATGGAACAGGTACTCCCGTCGGTGATTGCATAGAACTAGGCGCCGTTGGTTCGGTCTTTTCCGAAAGCCACAAAACCCAGGATGCACTCTGGGTTGGCTCT ACAAAACCTAATGTCGGACATTCAGAGGCTGCCAGTGGTTTGAGCAGTCTCATCAAAGTGGTCTTGGCTCTAGAAAAGGGCGAGATCCCTCCCAACACAAACTACAAGACACCCAACCCCAAGA TTGACTTTGATGGATGGAGAGTCCGTGTTCCAACCGCTCCGCAGCCATGGCCTTCCAAGTCCATCCGCCGGGCGAGCGTAAACTCCCTCGGTATAGGTGGATCTACTGCCcatgctgttgttgagttcTACGAGCCTCCTCAATTGACCAATGGTACAACCAATGGTACAAATGGAGTCAATGGCGTTAACGGTACGAACGGAGTCAACGGGCATCACGAAGATGGGGAGAAGACCAACGGCCCGtacttcctcctcttcacatCTGGCGCTTCAAAGAGCTCTCGAGAAACCAACGAGCAGAATCTCCTCGAGTTCCTGAAGTCTCATGAGGAGTGTAAGAGTCTGACTAGCCCTCTCGTCAAAGCGCTCAACGCTCGAAGCCAGATCAATATCCGGCCCTGGAAGTCATTTGCTGTCGCTCAGTCCGTTGACGATCTAATGCAACAACTGGAAACCAATGCACTCAAGGTTGGAACAGGCCCTACAAGTGGCGGATCCCCACGAGTCTTGTTCACATTTACAGGCCAAGGAGCTATGTGGTCGCAGATGGGCAAGCGTCTTCTTGATGCATTCCCTGTGGCGCGCAACA ACAAGCTCACTGCTGAGCTTTCTCAAGAAGAAATTGACTCACCAGCTCTCGCGCATCCCCTCTCCATGGCGGTTCAGATCGCGCTGACAGACGTTCTCTCAAGCTGGGGCGTCCTTCCAGACGGTGTCGTTGGACACTCAGGCGGAGAGACAGCAGCCGCCTATGCTTGTGGTGCCCTCACAGCCAAGGAAGCTATCACAGTGGCTTACTACCGAGGTATCGCCTGTCAGAACGCTCCACCGGGTGCCATGCTAGCCACCAGGAGCGCACCCAACGCTAAGGTGCTGCAAGATGCGTTGGAGCGAAACGATGTGCAGATTGCTTGCTTCAACGGTCCTCAGAACCTTACCCTTGCTGGATCTGCTGAGGGAGTCAAGAACGTGGCTGCTGAGCTGAGTGATCATAACATTGTCTCAAGAGCTGTTGCAGTTACTCGAGCTTATCACACTCGCGCCATGAAGACTGTTGTGGATGAGTACGTTGGTCAGCTCAAGGGCGTCATACAACCCAAGGCTGGACGAGTTCCTATGTACTCATCTGTGactggccttgagctcaagggtACTGAGGCTGACGCCGACTACTGGGGAGCCAACCTCGTCTCCCCAGTTCTTTACACCGATGCAGTCACCCTGGCTTTGACCTCATCAGACCGCAAGTTTGATCTTTGCGTTGAACTCGGACCTCACTCTCTACTCTCTCGCCCAACATCCGAGATAGTCAAGTCCCTTCCTGATTCACCCCAACTTCCATTCTTCGCCACAATGCTCCGAAACGCAGACTCGAGCCAACAGCTTATGAGCCTAGCTGGAGACTTGGTTCTCAATGGGAAGCAGCTGGACTTGGATCAAGTCAACAAGGTCGCGGGCAAGGTTGGACGTCTTCCCAATCACATTCAAGACAACCTTCCAGCTTATGCGTGGGACTATTCCTCGACACCTTGGACCGAGCCACGAAATAGTCAAGAATGGCGGTTTAGAAAATCGCCGCGACATGAGATTTTAGGATCGCGATGCAGAGGAGTCAATCCTTCAGCTCCGACTTGGAGGAACAAGGTGTCGATTGAAGATGCACCTTGGCTTGTTGATCATCAG GTCAACGGCATCGTGACATTCTCCTTCACAACCGGCATCGCAATGGTGGTCGAGGCCATGATGCAGGTACAGgaagagaacaaggagatTGATTGGACAAACCATTCATTCGAGCTTCAAGACTTTGTGTTTTCCAACTCGATCATTCTTCCTGATGAATCGCACATCGATCTCTTCCTCACACTCATCCCAGACAACGACAATGCGAAGTCTGAGGAGACGTGGTATGATTTTACCATCTCGTCGCTGAGAGGCGATGTCGATATCCGTCATTGCCACGGTAGAGCTGCGGTCCTCGAAA CGCGCAAAGATACTGTCGCCCTCCGCCGCAGAACCTCTTGGCATCACATGCCCCTCAAAGTCCCACTGAAGAGCTACTACAAGACTCTTGAGCGAGTTGGCTACGGCTACGGCCCCAAGttccagcttctcaatgAAGTCCGAGTCCGCCCTAGTCTCTCCGCTTGCTCTGCCAAGATTGACATGACATCCACTGCTCAATCTCCCGTTCCCGGCCAGCGATATCTCCTGCACCCCGCTATGATGGATGCAGCGCTCCAAACACCTGCTTTGGCCAATCGCTCCGGGCACTTTCAAGAGATTGATACACTACTTCTTCCatccaagatgaagagaatcTCCATTCGCATGCCTGCTGGGAACACGGACGTAGCGTCTTGTACTACCAACACTTCGCCTATTGGCTTTAGCAGGATTCAAGGCAGTGTTGAGTGCTACGACTCGTTATCGAGGCCTTTCTTCGTGGTAGAGGGTCTGCAGATGGATAGAGCGACAAGCGATGACAACACCACTCTTCCCTGGCTGAGGCTCACGTGGAAGCCTGACATTGGCGACATCTCGAGCAGTGACCCCATGCTCAGCTCCATCAAGATCCAGAGCCTTCCcgcagagaagaagctcatcaacctcgagaaCCTAGTCAAGGAGCTCATCCCACTCATCGTTGAGAATGGCATcgacaagggcaaggacCTACCCTCCCATCTACTCAGCTACCATTCATGGTTCCTCGACCAAGCCGAACTCCACAAAGACCGCCTAGCAGCTCGCCACAAGCAACAAAACGGCTTCGCAACAGTCCAAGACGCCATAATGAACGTCGTCACAAACTCGGGAATCTCCCAAACCGTCGACGCATCAATAGTATCCCAACTCGCCATCAACATGTCCAAAATCTTCCGTGGCGACGTCGAAGCCCTAGCAGTATGGCTCGAGAACGATTTACTCTACCGTTTCTACGAAGAGAGTATCTTCACCACCAGCATGAACCAAAAACTCCTCTCCGTCGCTGAACTTTTGGCGCACAAGAATCCCAAcatgaagatcttggagattggTGCTGGAACTGGTGGTGCGACTACAGAGTTGCTGCGTGGTTTTGCCAAAGCGGGAGGGAAGAATGCGTATCAGAGTTTTACGTTTACGGATATCTCGGCGGGGTTCTTTGacaaggcgaagaagaagtttgcgCAGTGGGATAGGATTGAGTTCAAGACTttggatgttgagaaggataTTGCTGAGCAGGGGTTTACTGAGAAGTATGACCTTGTTGTTGCGGCGAAT GTTCTGCATGCCACTGCCGATCTGCCATTTGCGATGAAGAACATCCGATCTCTATTGCGGGACGATGGATACCTCTTGGTTGGTGAACTGTCAGAGG ATCTGACTTCAGCCAACTTCCTCTGG GGCCCTTTGACTGGCTGGTGGCTCCGCCCTCGATCACCCGGCCGCTCTGGTCCTGGTCTTACTCTCGACGAGTGGCGCAACGAGCTCGCCGCCGACTTCGACAGCGTCTACGAGATTGAGGCCAAGCACGACAAGACCGGCACGGACCAACTCTCGAGCACCATCGTCATGATGGCTCGAGCAAAGCCCATTGAGTATACTCCTCCTAAGCCGCTTTCCGAAGAGAGGGTACATATCGCTGGCGTGGGTAGCGATCTGTCCACTCGAGACCACCTTCAGAAGTATCTCGGCACGCGTGGTatttcctcaacctcaggTGTTCTCGAAGACCTTGCTTCGCGGGAATGGTCCGGCGAGTGGCTTATCCTCGTTGACGAGACTGAAGGAAGTTTCCTCGCCTCTCTCCAACAGGAGCAATTGACCGCAATGAAGTCGTGGCTTACAAAGCCTATCAAGTGTATCTGGGTCACTCGCAAAGTATACCTCGACCCCCAGAACACAACAGGAGGTCTAGTAACAGGTTTCGCACGAACTCTTCGCGGCGAAAATAGCCAATGCCGATTGTACACTCTTGACCTGAGCAGCGATGGCGATATCACAGCCAACATCATCTACCACGTCTTGGAACGGGCGCATTACTCTCATGATGACCCAATCTCTAAATTGGACTATGAGattgctgagaaggatggACAGCTGTGGACCTGCCGGCTTGTTAATGATACTCCGCTTGAGAATGCTTATGGCCCTGCTAGGAAGATGGATGCCTCCTCCACGCAGCTGGTGAAGGCTCCTCATCACTTGTTCATGGGAGAGGTTGGTATCTTGGAGAGTCTGACCATGGCCCAAGACGATGCGTACTCAAGCATTCCAGACGGACATGTTCTCGTCGATGTCAAGGCTGTCGGACTTGACGAACGG GACGGGCATATCGCACAGGGATCACTTCCAGCGACGTCGTTCGGCCGTGAGTGTTCCGGCGTCGTTACCAAGTGCGGTGCCAATGTCGCCTCGCTTAGCCCTGGAGATCGCGTCGCGGTCATCGGCCAAGGGACTTTCACAACCCAGTACTTGGCACCGTCAGACTGTTGCGGGAAGATACCAGACTGGCTTTCATTCGAG GATGCGGCAGCCATTCCTACAAACTTCGTCACTGCTCTGTACGCTCTGACAACACCAGCCAGAGTAACAACAGGCCAG aaaatcctcatcatcaacgcatCTTCCCCCCAAGGCATCGCCCTCATCAAAACCGCAACAGCACTCAAACTCGACGTCTATGCCGCCATCAGCGACGCAACCACGAAGCCTATCCTCACCAGACTCGGTCTTCATTCTGCCAAGATCTTTGTGAACCCCACCAACTCGAGCCGCTCCAGCGTGTCTCGCTCCACGACTTTCTCAGCGTATAAGATTGTATTGAACACTAAGGCTGGTCAATATACGGACTTTGCGCACTTGGTTGCGAACCGTGGAACGTACATTGAGATTGCATCGGGTGAGAGCTCGGTTGATGAGGTTTTTGTGCCGTATAAGAATGTTATGTTTGCGTCTGTTGATTTGGCGGATGCTTATCTGGAAAGCAAGCAGGATCTTGGAGA ATTGCTTGACCAAGTCATCGACATGGTTGAGAAGCGAGAGATTGATATTGACAGTTCAGTCTCGGTGAAGGGACTTGACTCTATACAGTCGGCTTTTGCTGCAGTGATAGAAGGAACTCAGAGCAAACAGGTTGTGTCGCTCACGAATGTCGACGATCAACAATTGATCAAG ACACGACCAAAGACTTCTCGCTTCAACCCCCACAAGACCTACATCATCACAGGTGGTCTCGGTGGTCTAGGCCGCGCTATTTCCGTATGGATGGCTAGCTACGGCGCTCGCCACATCATTCTGGCAACCAGCTCTGTCGCCCGAGCCTCAGAGTCCGGCGATCTTCTCCAGCAGCTATCATCATATGGATGTAATGCCAGAGTTGAAGTATGTGACGTTGGTGACTCCGAAGCTGTCGAGAGCCTTATTGCTTCTATTGATACTCCTATTGGTGGAGTCATTCACTCTGCGCTGAAGCTTAGC GACTGCTTCTTTGAGGATATCACCCTAGAAGACTTTGATGCTGTCTTTGGTCCCAAGGTCAACGGCTCGCTGAACCTTCacaacagccttctcaaccaaGACCTCGACTTCTTCGTCATGCTCAGTTCAGGCTGCGGTGTCCTTGGTAACGAAGGTCAATCCAACTACGCAGCAAGCAGTACCTTCCTCGACACCTTTGCTCGCTACCGTCAAAGTCTTGGCCTCCCCGCCTCATCCATTGATCTCGGATTCGTCGAAGACGTCGGTAACATCAGCGAACGTCCCGAGATCCAAGCATCCCTCTTATCCCGCGGTCTCAGACCCATTACAGTCCGCGATGTCCTCCGCGTTGTCGAGGGTGCCATCGCAACAGGTTCACCCAAGGATCTCATCAGCGACTCTACCTACGATGGTTTCACCCAAAGCCAGATCGTTCTCAGCTTCGGCATGATCGACAAAGCCACAGCAGACTACCAATCCTGGGCTCAAGACTCCAAGTTCGGCCTTTTGCGATCTCGCGCCGTTGATAACGCTGCCCTTGACTCTGATGCTGATAGTGGCGAGAGCGCAGTTCAAACAGCTGTCAAGGCTTTCCGCAATACTCTGGGTAGATTGGGTGATGCACCTGAAGGCAAAGAAGCAGCGTTACAGCCTTTTGTTTGCACTGCTCTTGTTGCTAAGTTGGCTCAAGTACTGTCGATCAAGGTTGGCGATATCCAGCCTTCGAGATCGGCGATTCAATATGGGATGGACTCGCTTATTGCGATTGAGGTTCGATCTTGGGCGCGATATGCGTTCCAGATTGATTTGCCAATTAATGATTTGACGAACCCGTATAGTATTCAGGATTTGTCGGCTAGGGTTTCCAAAATGATCGTTgcatga